The proteins below come from a single Calditrichota bacterium genomic window:
- the nikR gene encoding nickel-responsive transcriptional regulator NikR, whose amino-acid sequence MSKLIRFGVSIEDHLLEQFDRLIRERNYSTRSEAIRDLIRDEIIHARWQDGETESLGTITLIYDHHIGDLTHILTTVQHEFNSNIISTMHVHLDHHNCLEVLAVTGKTKTIRHLADKLISIKGVKHGKLVTTTQGADV is encoded by the coding sequence ATGAGCAAACTAATTCGTTTTGGCGTTTCCATTGAAGACCATCTGTTGGAGCAATTTGACCGGCTCATTCGCGAGCGAAATTATTCCACGCGATCGGAAGCCATTCGCGATCTGATCCGTGACGAAATCATTCACGCCCGCTGGCAGGATGGCGAAACAGAATCTTTGGGAACAATCACTTTAATTTATGATCACCACATCGGAGATCTCACCCACATTTTAACCACTGTACAACATGAATTTAACAGCAATATTATTTCAACCATGCACGTGCATCTGGATCACCACAACTGTCTTGAAGTTCTTGCAGTAACAGGAAAGACAAAAACAATCCGACATCTGGCTGACAAACTCATCTCTATTAAGGGCGTCAAACACGGTAAGCTGGTGACAACGACGCAGGGTGCAGATGTTTGA
- the hypE gene encoding hydrogenase expression/formation protein HypE produces MEKILLDHGSGGKASHRLISDTIFRYFQNPILAAMDDSASLEIDGCKLAFSTDSYTVDPIFFPGGDIGELAINGTVNDLAMMGATPLYLSVGFIIQEGFPVADLEKILDSMSTAAQKANVQIVTGDTKVVPLNAADKIFINTSGIGVIPDGIEINGRNARPGDKIIISGTIADHGITVLTQREGLTFESSLQSDTAGLNHLVSELLVFRKKIHVLRDPTRGGLGTTLNEIARQSNVGIVIEEDKIPLTDAVSGACELLGLDPLYLANEGKMIAIVAGEIADEALALVSKNALGKNAAIIGKVIEKNPGRVVLETSIGGRRIVDMLTGEQLPRIC; encoded by the coding sequence ATGGAAAAAATTCTTCTCGACCACGGCAGTGGCGGCAAAGCTTCGCATCGTTTGATTAGTGACACTATTTTTCGATATTTTCAAAACCCGATTCTTGCAGCGATGGACGACAGCGCCTCGCTGGAAATTGATGGCTGCAAATTGGCTTTTTCCACGGATTCCTACACCGTGGATCCGATATTTTTCCCGGGCGGCGACATTGGCGAATTGGCGATTAACGGCACCGTGAACGACCTCGCCATGATGGGGGCGACGCCGCTTTATCTGAGCGTTGGTTTCATCATTCAGGAGGGATTTCCTGTCGCTGATCTGGAAAAAATATTGGATTCTATGAGCACGGCAGCGCAGAAAGCGAATGTCCAAATCGTCACTGGCGACACTAAAGTTGTGCCTCTGAATGCGGCAGACAAAATTTTTATTAATACTTCGGGTATTGGCGTTATCCCGGATGGAATTGAAATTAACGGCAGGAATGCGCGCCCGGGCGACAAAATCATCATCAGCGGAACGATCGCGGATCACGGCATCACTGTTTTAACGCAGCGCGAAGGTTTGACTTTTGAATCGTCGCTGCAAAGCGACACGGCCGGACTCAATCATCTTGTGTCTGAATTGCTTGTTTTCCGCAAAAAAATTCACGTTTTGCGTGATCCCACGCGTGGCGGATTGGGAACCACACTCAATGAGATTGCTCGACAGTCAAATGTGGGCATTGTCATTGAAGAAGACAAAATTCCGCTGACAGATGCGGTGAGCGGCGCTTGCGAATTGTTGGGGCTGGATCCGCTTTATTTGGCAAATGAAGGAAAAATGATCGCTATTGTTGCGGGGGAGATTGCTGACGAAGCACTTGCGTTAGTGAGCAAAAATGCGTTGGGAAAAAATGCGGCGATCATCGGCAAGGTCATTGAAAAAAATCCCGGTCGCGTAGTGTTGGAAACTTCCATCGGCGGCAGGCGAATTGTGGACATGCTCACCGGAGAGCAATTGCCGAGAATTTGTTAG
- the garR gene encoding 2-hydroxy-3-oxopropionate reductase, translating into MGKPMAKNLLRAGFHLIVHNRSRQPVEELAQAGAEKTSSPAEITDRSEIVITMLPDSSDVELVVLGKKGMIEKASPGKILIDMSSIEPIVSQKIAGQLAEKGMEMLDAPVSGGETGAIRSELAIMVGGKENVFRKCLPLFKVLGKSIVRVGEIGAGGYAKLANQIIVALNMAAVSEAFVLAQKANIQPEKLFQAIRGGLAGSKMMDAKIPLAIERNFKPGFKIQLHRKDVQNALKTAKNLNVPLPLTGIMDQIFSALIADGKEDDDHGGIIQFFEKLAHVEVRK; encoded by the coding sequence ATGGGGAAACCCATGGCAAAAAATCTCCTTCGCGCCGGATTTCACCTGATCGTGCACAACAGGAGCCGCCAACCAGTTGAGGAGTTGGCGCAGGCAGGCGCCGAAAAAACAAGTTCTCCCGCAGAAATTACTGACCGCTCGGAAATCGTTATCACCATGCTTCCCGATTCGTCGGATGTGGAGTTAGTCGTCCTCGGAAAGAAGGGAATGATTGAAAAAGCCAGCCCGGGAAAAATTCTGATTGATATGAGTTCCATCGAGCCGATTGTCTCGCAAAAAATTGCCGGGCAATTAGCGGAAAAAGGCATGGAAATGTTAGACGCTCCTGTCAGCGGCGGGGAAACGGGAGCTATCAGGAGCGAGCTGGCGATCATGGTCGGCGGAAAAGAAAATGTTTTCCGGAAATGTTTGCCCCTCTTCAAAGTACTGGGCAAATCAATCGTGCGCGTCGGAGAAATCGGCGCTGGCGGCTACGCCAAGCTTGCCAATCAAATCATCGTCGCACTCAACATGGCGGCAGTGTCCGAGGCATTCGTACTCGCACAAAAGGCAAATATTCAACCGGAAAAACTTTTTCAAGCCATCAGGGGCGGCCTCGCCGGCAGCAAAATGATGGACGCCAAAATCCCCCTTGCGATTGAGCGCAATTTTAAACCCGGTTTTAAAATCCAACTTCATCGTAAAGATGTGCAAAACGCTCTGAAGACAGCAAAAAATTTGAACGTCCCGCTGCCACTGACCGGCATCATGGATCAAATTTTTTCGGCGTTAATCGCTGACGGCAAGGAGGACGATGATCACGGCGGTATCATTCAATTTTTTGAAAAATTGGCTCATGTGGAAGTCAGAAAATAG
- a CDS encoding sigma-70 family RNA polymerase sigma factor, with translation MDSERELIKRIQNGDPHAKKELVDRFLPRVRKLVEIRVGRDNDQFDDIVHDTIVAIFESIERTYEIDKSASLGSYVYGITNNKIRDYYRDSKKEAELYQDIALDSLISATNAEITLEREEFQKQLKKEISKLKEKYRIVLYLRYYEGLTISQLSEKIKLPPKRVSERLHYALMLLKKNLQKK, from the coding sequence GTGGATTCTGAAAGAGAGTTGATCAAAAGGATTCAGAACGGAGACCCACATGCGAAGAAGGAACTGGTGGATCGATTCTTACCCCGCGTTAGGAAACTTGTGGAAATCCGCGTCGGTCGCGATAATGATCAGTTTGATGATATTGTGCATGATACCATCGTGGCAATTTTTGAAAGTATTGAAAGGACATACGAGATAGATAAATCGGCTTCATTGGGTTCTTATGTCTATGGTATTACCAATAATAAAATCAGAGACTATTATCGGGACAGCAAAAAAGAGGCGGAGCTTTATCAGGATATTGCCTTGGATAGTCTGATTTCAGCGACAAATGCAGAAATAACTCTGGAGAGGGAAGAATTTCAAAAACAGCTTAAAAAAGAAATTTCGAAACTAAAAGAGAAATACAGAATCGTTCTTTACTTGCGTTATTATGAAGGATTGACAATTTCGCAACTGTCTGAAAAAATTAAACTTCCGCCCAAACGAGTAAGCGAAAGATTGCACTATGCCTTAATGCTGCTCAAGAAAAATTTGCAAAAAAAATAA